A single genomic interval of Argopecten irradians isolate NY chromosome 8, Ai_NY, whole genome shotgun sequence harbors:
- the LOC138329332 gene encoding proline-rich transmembrane protein 1-like: protein MQPTPSTSTASSNGSVGKKRHVHYYMMPAIFVTLFCFWPTGIMAIMKVTDIDDARRRGDAIYLQTSKTAAKKWIGITFLFGVVVVSSVFLVIGWQIFLKP from the exons ATGCAGCCGACACCATCCACAAGCACAGCCAGTTCCAACGGG TCCGTAGGTAAGAAGCGACATGTCCATTACTACATGATGCCCGCCATCTTCGTTACCCTCTTCTGCTTCTGGCCCACTGGTATCATGGCCATCATGAAAGTCACGGAT ATTGATGATGCGAGGAGACGAGGTGACGCCATATACCTACAAACCAGCAAAACTGCCGCCAAAAAGTGGATAGGGATAACATTTCTGTTCGGCGTGGTGGTCGTATCGTCTGTGTTTTTAGTGATCGGCTGGCAGATATTCCTCAAACCATGA
- the LOC138329333 gene encoding putative ankyrin repeat protein RF_0381 yields MTGELTLDPWTGEWTDGVVTQRDRQLALWSAVDKGDLTAVRAMIDHGMDINTSDMHGNLVLHTAVIWQSSDMVRELIDAGSDVNRQNDNGQTPLHLAADKGKGYAVLQLLESGAQTDIKTKFSEMTALHLAAKAGHHNIVCLLLKNGSNPDEPDCIGKIPEFYAANKPTKKEFEDWKKHNGNIPNDDNKTGSTKDYVFVKEQNLNMPGKYRQQGTRVDNTGRLKRNTSPASQTESTASPNKRLTTPPINDPKGRSMQPNTKPRGQAKDLNSQSDLSMKNLKTSKDTTGHSVHSEKDSYKKDAEAKKIINTKKNPTSNRNVNRKLEFSKEHQERMATNVFDRLAGKKK; encoded by the exons ATGACCGGGGAACTGACCCTTGACCCCTGGACTGGAGAATGGACAGATGGAGTGGTCACTCAGAGAGACAGACAGCTGGCTCTGTGGTCAGCTGTGGACAAGGGAGATCTGACCGCTGTCAGAGCTATGATTGATCATGGAATGGACATCAACACCTCAGATATG CATGGTAACCTGGTGTTACATACAGCAGTTATCTGGCAGTCGTCAGACATGGTGAGGGAGCTGATCGACGCTGGGTCAGATGTCAACAGGCAAAACGAT AATGGCCAGACTCCACTACACCTGGCAGCTGACAAGGGTAAAGGGTATGCTGTACTACAACTACTGGAGTCCGGAGCACAAACAGACATCAAAACTAAG TTCAGTGAGATGACAGCCCTACATCTGGCTGCCAAGGCTGGGCATCATAACATTGTTTGCTTGCTGCTCAAAAATGGCTCAAATCCCGATGAACCAGACTGT ATAGGTAAAATCCCTGAGTTTTATGCAGCAAATAAACCCACAAAGAAAGAGTTTGAAGATTGGAAAAAACACAATGGAAACATACCCAATGATGACAATAAAACAGGTTCAACTAAGGATTATGTATTTGTGAAGGAACAGAATCTCAACATGCCTGGTAAATATCGGCAACAAGGCACAAGAGTGGACAATACAGGACGTCTGAAACGTAACACATCACCTGCTTCACAAACTGAGTCGACAGCATCGCCAAACAAAAGATTAACAACACCGCCCATCAATGACCCTAAAGGTCGCTCAATGCAACCTAACACAAAACCAAGAGGACAAGCAAAAGATCTAAATAGCCAATCCGATTTATCTATGAAGAATTTGAAAACATCGAAAGACACCACAGGTCATTCAGTGCATTCTGAAAAGGATTCTTATAAGAAGGATGCTGAAGCTAAGAAAATAATTAACACCAAAAAGAATCCTACATCCAATCGCAATGTCAACAGGAAACTTGAGTTTTCGAAGGAGCACCAAGAGCGCATGGCTACCAATGTGTTTGATAGATTGGCTGgcaagaaaaaataa